A genome region from Nitrososphaerales archaeon includes the following:
- a CDS encoding acylphosphatase: MSLNRFPFTSLLVPHSHCITLHEKANIIKRNDGNEHMQSRARISVDGVVQGVGYRYAVRSIARSHNLVGSIRNMEDGTVEIVCEGERDQIESFVSEIKNVKEPVRVDKVDVKFEEPRKEFRTFRIIAGDLTDEVVEGFSTGSAYFNIMLAKQDQMLVKQDQMLVKQDHTIGEIRLLREEMRTFLDERFRRLEKEIDAIKAKLGMT, encoded by the coding sequence ATGTCTCTAAACCGCTTTCCATTTACCTCATTGCTAGTGCCGCACTCCCATTGCATAACTTTACACGAAAAGGCAAATATAATAAAGAGAAATGATGGCAATGAACACATGCAGAGCAGGGCAAGGATATCTGTTGATGGCGTAGTGCAGGGCGTAGGATACAGGTATGCAGTAAGGAGCATAGCAAGATCACACAACTTGGTAGGTAGCATAAGAAACATGGAAGATGGAACGGTAGAGATTGTATGCGAGGGGGAAAGGGATCAGATAGAGTCCTTTGTTAGCGAAATCAAGAACGTGAAGGAGCCAGTAAGGGTTGACAAGGTAGATGTGAAGTTTGAGGAGCCTAGAAAGGAATTTAGGACATTTAGAATAATTGCTGGCGACCTTACCGATGAAGTTGTGGAAGGGTTCTCAACAGGCAGCGCTTACTTTAACATAATGCTTGCAAAGCAGGATCAGATGCTTGTAAAGCAGGATCAGATGCTTGTAAAGCAGGATCACACCATCGGTGAAATACGTCTGCTTAGGGAAGAGATGAGAACATTCCTTGATGAAAGGTTCAGAAGGTTGGAAAAGGAAATTGATGCGATCAAGGCAAAGCTTGGTATGACCTGA
- a CDS encoding winged helix-turn-helix domain-containing protein, whose protein sequence is MGMRNRNGSKHFLEHIVEILTVLRDEPLGPSSFYNRRPVQRIDTFYAYLRFLIKHRLIEKDEGIYRLTETGRKFLEIFS, encoded by the coding sequence ATGGGCATGCGTAACAGGAATGGAAGCAAGCATTTCCTTGAGCATATTGTTGAAATACTAACGGTTCTGAGGGACGAGCCCCTCGGCCCCAGCTCTTTTTACAACAGAAGACCTGTGCAGAGAATCGATACCTTCTATGCGTATCTAAGGTTCCTTATTAAGCACCGTTTGATAGAGAAGGACGAGGGCATCTACAGATTAACGGAAACGGGCAGAAAGTTTCTGGAGATCTTTTCATAA
- a CDS encoding BppU family phage baseplate upper protein — protein MVSQSITLRLTETHRPEKRIFLALDAAGDELVIALKDKNGNAVDLTGKVVRFRVWNRGLKPFLDADCAITDAVNGQCQYVRQKTDLEKAGVFYCKVIVRAGTKEDVSERVLLVVQE, from the coding sequence TTGGTTAGTCAGAGCATAACGTTACGCTTGACGGAGACGCATAGACCTGAAAAGAGAATATTCCTGGCATTGGATGCCGCAGGGGATGAACTTGTTATTGCACTTAAAGACAAGAACGGAAATGCCGTAGATCTAACTGGTAAGGTGGTTAGATTTAGGGTATGGAATAGGGGCCTCAAGCCATTTCTTGATGCCGATTGTGCAATTACAGATGCTGTTAATGGGCAATGCCAGTATGTGAGGCAGAAAACGGATCTTGAGAAAGCAGGAGTGTTCTATTGCAAGGTAATTGTCAGGGCAGGAACCAAGGAGGATGTGAGTGAAAGAGTTCTGCTGGTGGTGCAAGAGTAG
- a CDS encoding phage tail tube protein: MGRYLRLAKETTGYGIVDASPNWVDVRCEAIEMLFDPNFTYHRTVEGGRFLQTAQSARQHSAGPLSLYPVYDKGLGEILHMLLGKVTTTTLEASVRFQHVFEPLNNISDAVKMPSYTAAKGLDDITEERYSGCGVSRLTIDANPGDFVKLTAQVFAKKPTTPTIAAGLSFSSLDYINAGQVVTQQLSGVTTKFEALSFEIVGGAFPDFKPGSKEPDGIDLEAADIKVSFRSRFLIANDLTDFLNAAQKSLAYKWQGPALGSGNYSLQIDIPKMNFDEGDIRVNQHERLVQARRITALEDLNGLIKFTLVNNKASY, translated from the coding sequence ATGGGCAGATACTTGAGGCTGGCAAAGGAAACAACTGGCTATGGAATAGTAGATGCGTCTCCAAACTGGGTAGATGTTAGATGTGAAGCCATTGAGATGCTCTTCGATCCTAACTTTACCTACCACAGAACAGTTGAGGGAGGAAGATTCCTACAAACTGCCCAGTCCGCAAGGCAGCACTCTGCTGGACCTTTGAGCCTGTACCCTGTATACGACAAGGGACTGGGAGAAATTCTGCACATGCTTCTTGGCAAGGTAACCACAACTACCCTTGAAGCAAGTGTAAGGTTTCAGCATGTCTTTGAGCCACTGAATAATATAAGCGATGCAGTAAAGATGCCCTCCTATACTGCCGCAAAGGGCCTCGATGATATCACAGAGGAACGCTATTCCGGATGCGGCGTAAGCAGGCTCACAATCGATGCAAACCCAGGAGATTTTGTAAAGCTTACAGCACAGGTCTTTGCAAAGAAGCCAACAACGCCTACAATAGCTGCAGGGTTATCATTCAGTTCCCTAGATTATATCAATGCAGGTCAGGTGGTAACACAGCAATTATCCGGCGTAACAACAAAGTTTGAGGCACTTTCCTTTGAAATAGTTGGAGGAGCATTCCCAGACTTCAAGCCTGGAAGCAAGGAGCCAGATGGAATAGACCTGGAAGCGGCGGATATTAAAGTAAGCTTCAGATCAAGGTTCCTTATCGCCAATGACCTTACAGACTTTTTGAATGCAGCACAGAAATCACTTGCCTACAAGTGGCAAGGTCCTGCGCTTGGCTCAGGTAACTATTCCTTGCAGATAGACATACCAAAGATGAATTTTGACGAGGGCGATATTAGAGTTAATCAGCATGAAAGGCTGGTGCAGGCAAGGAGGATTACTGCGTTGGAAGATCTTAACGGACTGATAAAGTTCACGCTGGTGAATAACAAAGCGAGTTACTAG